The Kogia breviceps isolate mKogBre1 chromosome 19, mKogBre1 haplotype 1, whole genome shotgun sequence genome contains the following window.
ttattacaatgaggtaccacctcacaccggtcagaatggtcatgattaaaaagtctacaaataacaaatgctggagagggtgtggagaaatgggaaccttgtacactgttggtgagaatgtaaactggtgcagccactatggaaaatagtatggaggttcctcaaaaaactaaaaatagtgttcccatatgatccagcaatcccactcctgggcatatatccagacaaaactataattcaaaaatatcatGTACCCCTATGtgcacagcagcactattcacaacagtcaagacatggaaacaagctaaatgtccatcaacagatgaatagataaagaagatgtggtacatatatactatggaatactactcagccataaaaaagaatgaaataatgccatgtgcagcaacatggatggacctagagagtatcatattaagtgaagtaagtcagaaagagaaagacaaatatcatgtgatagcacttatatgtggaatctaaaatatgacacaaatgaacttatctacaaaacagactcacacagagaacagacttgtggcagCCAAGGCAggtggtggggaagggatggaccgggagtctgggattagcagatgcgaactattacatatagaatggataaacaacaaggtcctactgcatagcacagggaactatattcaatattctgtgataaaccctaatggaaaagaatatgaaaaagaatgtatatataactgaatcactttgctgtacagcagaaattaacacaacattgtaaatcaactatacttcaataaaataaatttaaatatatatatatatatatatataatctattgaTCCGGTagtctcacttctgggtatatacccaaaggaaatgaaaataggttATTGATGAGAcatatgcactcccatgtttactgcagctctatccacaacagccaagatatgtaaacaacctaagtgcccaccaacagatgaatgagaaaagatgtagggtgtgtatacacatacacacacacacacacacacacacacacacacacacacacaatggaattcagccataagaagaaaggaaattctgccatttgcaacaacctgGATGGACGTTGAGGaaatgctaagtgagataagtcagacagagaaagacaaatactgtatgatattggAAATCGGAAAAgcagagtaaaatggtggttaccaagggggccAGGGGTGGAGGAATGGTAGAGATGTTAAGATAAAACTtgcaactagtagataaataagtctTGGAGACTAATACACAGTATAGTGATTATATACAACAAAACTGTATCATAAACTTGCTAAAAGGTTAGAGCTTAATTGATCCCAACCCTAGAAGTTATAATTATGTGACCCCATAGAGGGTCACACTATAATGGCAAtcatacatgtatcaaatcaacatgttgtacaccttaaacttacatgatATTGTATGCCAAATATATCcctattaaaaaacattttttaatctaatttttttaaggtattttagcAGCAAGGTCAGTCAGTTGTCTAGATGTACCTTATTGTTAGAAATACAAGGTCAATTTCCCTTACTTTCCAGCAAACCCAGAAATGCATTAAAAAGTGTTTGTCATAAAGGGATCTAGTTGTATTTTAGAAGGAGAGCCCTTTGAATCATCTAGTCGACCACACTTTTGGAAATCAGAACTTTCTATTACCTATCACTACTTCTCCATTACTATATTTTCTCCTTCTAGATATTTGTTCTCCTGGATCTGTTAATTCGCTTTTTAAATCTTCTGTctcataacttaaaattttttctcttttttgtaagCTTGgagatttccttgtttttcttctaattaatataaatggtTCCCAGTAGATTCTCTTCTgcttatttgtgtttattttattttcttaacccaAATCTCTTGTTCTCTGACTTTTTTCCCAtagtatatttttttttctcaaaaagaatAATGGTTAGAATTTAAGTTCTCTCCTTTTACCTTCATTGATTCTGTTTTATAGGGGCTATTTAGACCAGTTGTGCAGCTTGGACTACTTTACATATGTCCAGTGTGTTTTTTTCATTATCTGCACAGTCAATACTGATGACCCTGGCTTGTCCCAGCAATTACTTTGCAGTTTCTCTAAATGAGGTCCCATTCTCTGTAGAGCAGAGTGCAAGTTGTCCACCAAAATCCATTCTCTCCTTCGTCCTTAGTCCTTACACAGTAACGGAGTAATCTATGTATATATGGCAGCCAGCTAGGCTACCTTTCCAAGTCTTTCTTGCAGTCAGATGTGGCCATGTGACCAAGGTCTTACCAACGATATATGAGCAAAATTGATGTGTGGCATTTCCAAGCATGGGTCTTAAGACATTGCACTTGGCTCTTTCCCCTTCTTGCCAGCTGAGAGTCCTACATGGCAATGATCTTGCTTCAACTGCACACATAAAGATAGTGATCTAGGGACAGCAGAGCAAGATGGAAGGCACCTGAGACCTAGGTGGCCATGTGGAGCAGGACCAGCCCAAGGCTCTGGACCACAACCAGGGAAGTAAACCTTGTACAGAAGCCACTGGGTTCTTTGTTACGGCAGCTTAGCCTTCACCCTCACATATTCCACCGCTAGAACCACCCGCAGCCCTACCCGCAGCAGCTGCAGGAGTTCTCAGGAGACAAAATTCCACAGCACACCCTGTCTGCACCAAGTGAGGCCGGGGCTTAGAGGTTGTACCCACCTTCCCTGCATGTGGGCTTTTATGGAGCTCCCCAAatctttcacttttgtttcttccCCTCTCAGGCCATTCCCAAAATGATGATGGAGGAGGAAAGTGGGGGCTGCTTGACCGGCTTTTCTCCTGCTCCCCACCCTCCTTGCTGCTTTTCGGTGAAGAAACAGACTTTTAATGTGGgtacctttttaagaaaaatcaaagttGTCTTTCTTACTGTAACTAGCTCACAAAATAGTTAAGTCAGCAATTGTGCCCTTTTCTGATTTTGTTCTGGAGAGCTGGGAAATGTTCTCCACACCGTCCTACACGTCAAGAAAAACGTAGGGCACGTTGACTGAGGGTGGCAGGTTGGAATCCAAAAGATAATGAGGTAAGACTGGCTGTTCattttaccagtttttaaaaattgtataaaaccgTTTCCTCCCAAAGATGGTAGTATGCCATCAATCAGAGTTTGGTCAAATAATTCTAGGCAGTTgagatgaaaaatagaaaagcaaacatTTCCATAGGTGGGTAAAGAGATTGGCCTTGAAAAGTCCCCTGAGCTGGTGCAATTCCTGTTTCTTTGCCAGGAGTCCTGAGCTGGACTGATGACAAGCTGTCCCCAGAGCCAGACAGGAGAGCCTGCACACCTGCtgctcatggttttttttttatcttctccccCTTTTCCCTCCCCCAGGAGCTACAAAGTGACTTTTAGGTGGAAGGAAATACAGTGCTCCCTTGATATCTGGGGTAGgaggttggttccaggacccctgaagATATCAACATCCACAGATCCTCAAGTCCtatataaaaaacaacaaagtgtttgcatataacctatgcatatCCTTCcgtacactttattttaaaaatatttattatttatttatttacttgcctgtgctgggtcttagttgcggcacgcgggatctttagttgcggcttgcGAACTCTtacttgcggcatgtggggtctagttccctgaccagggatcaaacccgggccccctgcgttggagaGCGGagttttagccactggaccaccaagggaagtccccatcctcccgtacactttattttatttatttattattattatttttttgcggtacgtgggcctctcactgctgtggcctctactgttgcagagcacaggctccggacacgcaggatcagcggccatggctcacgggcccagccgctccgtggcacgtgggatcttgccggaccggggcacgaacccgtgtcccctgcatcggcaggcggactctcaaccactgcgccaccagggaagcccctcccgtacactttaaatcatctctagattacttataatacctcatacaatgtaaatactatgtatctagttataaaaacaatgtaaatgctatgtaaatattaGTTGCTGGTGTGTAGTAAATTcaagttttgatttttgaaactgtctggaattttttttctcgcCTATTTTtgatccacagatgcagaacccgtgggtatggagggctgactgtaagatCTAAACATTTCTTAATATGAAACACCGTGTGAATCTATATCCTGTCAAGTCTGTTCTCGAGCTAACCAAACAATTCAGGGCACATAGAAAGACCCCACTCTCCTCACAGAATCTAGTAAACTGTCCCTCAAACACCCACCTAGGAACAGGCGCTAAGAATCACATCTACCATCATCCCCGCCCCGCACTGTGCTCCGGAGCTGGAAAGCTGTGCGTGGGTCCCAAGGTACCATCCTTCAGTTTAATCTAAAGTGTACTATGGGTTTTTCTGTGTTTGTACTACAAAGTTGGGGTCTTTCACACTTTCACACtattgtcattttcttctctaataTTGTTTCTCTTTGTTCATTTTGGTGAGTATTAGGATGAAAGTTTTCACAATCATGGCTTTTTTTCCTTGCCAGCACTCTAGTCTTTTATACACGTTTCAAAGCCATGAGTCACGATTACAGCCATAACATGTGGCCTGGCTGGAGCAGAATCTGTCCATCAGAATCCTACTAGCGCCATCTGAAAGAATTATCTGCTCCTTAAACACAAAACTGTCTCCCCAACAATCAAATTTTTACTGAAACTCTTTATACAATAACTTACTTGTATTGAAAgtgtttttctgattattaagTAATACATACTTGTTTTAGAACAgctggaaaatacagaaatgtataaagaagaaaataagaatcgTCCATAATTCCACTATCGACCAGAGCTAATCACTCTGTGGGTTTTACTCTTGCAACACCGAGTTTTAGCTCACTAATGCTTCTGAAACCTAGCCACAGACTGTTTTCTTTCAAAGCACTCATGTCTTTTTCCacagaatataaaatagaaacatataaaaaacatactcaaggggcttccctggtggcgcagtggttgagagtctgcctgccgatgcaggggacgcgggttcgtgccccggtccgggaagatcccacgtgccgcggagcggctgggcccgtgagccatggccgctgagcctgcgcgtccggagcctgtgctccgcaacgggagaggccacaacagcgagaggcctgcgtaccgcaaacaaacaaacaaacaaacaaaaaaccccacaaaaaacataCTCAAATAGAACAATGAGGTTTCTTCACAAAGTAGTTTCCTATAAATCCTCCATTTTCCAAATTCCTATGAGTCAGAGGCTCTAATACAGACTACCgagatttattaaaataataaagataagagaccACAGAAGAGAAAGGCCAGGGGCTTATCTCCAGATGCCCCCCCGACTCCTCACGCTACCAGCGGCAAGGTGCCCACTCTTCTTCCGAGCTGGAGGTCTTTCAGTCTTAGGGGCTGTAGCGAGGCGGCGAGGCAGAGCCTGGGAGGGAATCTGCGagttgagggaaaagaaaaaagagtcagTGTCGCGTCCTCTCAACCGCCCCCCGCCACTGAGGAAGGGCGTCGTGGATGGGGAGGGCCAGAGTCAGTCAGCAAAGGGCAAGGGCCATGCTACAGAAAACGGGACCCGGGATCGGAGGGGTTGGGCGACAGAGGACAGAGGCAGCTGGCGGGTGTGCAGAGGGCGAGGGACGAGTCAGTGAGAGCCCCCAGCCCCTCGCCCCCGCGTGACTTTGCCTCACCTCTTTCCGGGGCATGTCACCCAAGCGGGAGTCTGTGTTCCTTCTGGGGGCATTATCCCCTCGGCTGTCAGTCCTGCCATACAAATCAAGGGATGAGGATAGGCAGCTGTTCCCCCGACTCTCCCCACACGGGCTGGAAGAACTACTCCCCAATTCTGTCTCTTAAGAATAAGAACAAACAAGACAGACCCGGGGATCAAACAGGAGGAAACATTAGTGGAATCAAATACTGACTTCTATTAGATTGTCACAATCCTAGGACTCTCAGTTCTGAGCTGCAGGGTAAAGAGGAAAAAACTAAGGTAGAAAAACATGGAgaagagattttgttttttaagaagtgaaaaaaaacaaaaacaaaaacgagaCAAACAGCAGAGACAAAAGACAGGTGTGGAGGAGTGAGAGCTGGAGGAGACACCGATCTACATCTCACCCTCACTTCTTCCCCAGACAAGGACAGAAGCTGCTACTCAAAGGACAACACACACACTCCACTCCTCCTGCCCACAATCCAGGTTCCATCCACCCAGGCCCTCCGCCCTTCCCTCCCAGGCTGGTACCCGCGGTGTTCCAGCCTCTTCAGGTAAAGCAGCAGATCCTCGGCAGGCAGTGCCCCCCAGCCCCGAGCTTGGTACAGTCGTAACAGCTGAGACACCTCCATCAGCTGCCTCGAGGATGCGAGCCCATCTCCACCTGAGAGACAAATCAGTAATGGCCGTCATCCTAGGCCCTCCCCCAACCCTATCCCAGCTCTCGGAGTCCAGACAGGCCTTCAGTTCCAGGTACCAGCTCCACGCCCGAGACCTACCCTTTTTATCTGCCGGTAAACCACGACCTGCTTACCTCTCTCTGGGGAGCCACCGCTGGGACCGCCGCTCTGTGAATGGGCTGACGGAAGCTCATGGACCCGGAAAAGACTGGACGCCACGGCTAAGGGCACTTTAGTTTTATGGACCGGGGGTGGGAGGCGTGGCGCCTGAGGGGCTTCCTCCCAAGAAGGGGCAGTCAGAGGACCTAGCAAAGGAAAGAGATTCAAACCAGGAAGTGGGGCAAAATCCAAGGAATCCTGCCACCTTAGCCTTCGTGGGGCTTCGTCACTTTTGCCAGCTCCTAAAGACCCATGCCTGGTAACTGGATCTCCCACCTCTTCCAGGCCTGGCCCCAACCTTCTTCAGAGGTGGTGCTCACCAGACTTAGGGGGCAGCAGGTCGTTGGAGGGGTTCTCGTTGCTCTGGGGAGCTGTCTCCAGCAGCTGGGGGGACAAGACAGTAAGGTTCCCTGAGGACCGCTGAAGAAAGGGACCTCAGTGTCTGAGGGAAGCAGCAACTGGGGAAGTAAGAGCTGGGGCTGGTCACCTAAGTTCCAGAAGGAACTACTGCAACTGggagaagctgggacgaagtctTAGTCCTAAAAGGCGGATGAAGTCAGAATCCTAGTCTCCCAGAGTAGAAAGAGGAactgaggaaggagaggagaaaacaagGTGGGACGGGTGGGCCCTCTTACCTGGTGCAAAAACTGCTTGAGGCCCTGCAGCTGGGAAGGGGGCGGCAGCCCTTGCTTCAGGAAGCCGTCCCCGTCGGACCCAGGATCTTCCTCAGGGAACGGCTGCTCTGCCCTGTGATCGGGATGGAAGGTCCCAGCTGCAGAGAAGGCCTCAGCTGTAAAGTGAAACAGGGGCGTGTGCTGTAGGGGAGGGGGTTCTCCACAAATCAGCTCACCACAGGCCTGGAAGGAAGGGGCCTATTAAATATAACAGAGGCAGCACAGCCGGGAGAAGCTGGTCACAGTGGAAAACAGCTagagagggaagaactgaaggcaACTGAGAGCCGGCACAGCTGAATTCTAAGACAGAAGTGTAGACACAAGGGGAAAGCTATGGTACCCGGCTGCTGAATAAGTAAATACCACCGCAGCACAGAATGGTTTAAGATCAATAGACACGTTCCGGCTCCTTCACCAGGACGTGCCCTCATTCTTCACTCTACCTGGCTGTCACATTTACACCGCACagagcacccccacccccacaagtCACAGCTGACTGAACCAGGCGTGGCCACCACTCGAGGTCAGCCGACCCAAGGGACAGTTACCAACCCATCAGATCGCCTCTCTTTAAACTGGACCTAAGAAACAGAGGCACCAATGTCTCTGTAAGGTTGTCTAGAGTCTTTCTGGAGTCAGTGTCATGGCTGCTCAAACTCACGTGCAAACCAAACTTGTGAGAGCAAGAACCTGAGGGGGAGAGAGGGCTGGTCGACCAAGAGGAAGGAGCAGATGCCGGGGAGGCAGCGTCCAGAGCCCGCGCAGGCCCCAAGAGACGAGGAACAGCTGTCCGGTTCCTGGCAGCGCCCCTGAACCAAGCCCAGCTCTCATTAAGCACAGATACATCACGTTTCCAATAAGCCTCACTCCCTTTATTTGAACAAACTTGAGCGGATTTCTGCTCCTTGCAGTTTATGGTCACTAAGTCACCTGGGAAACGAAATGCTCAAGTCCCAGACAGAAAGGAAGCTAGGTTAAGAGGGAGCCAATCCGTGTGGGTAAGGAGAACCCCAGTGACTTCTGTCCCCAGTCACCTGAGGATGAAGTGAGATCCGGCTTTGGCTCCAGGGGCTGGAAGGAGTGCTGGCTCTGGAAAGTGGGGCCCAGCAGGAGGCTAAGatctggggaggggctgcagagaACAGGTGGCAGCACCCCAGGCAGCTCTTCCTGTGCTTGCCGGCTCTGCTGCAATGCGGGCTTTAGGGCCACGGCCACGGGGGGCACAGCCCagatcctcctcccctccttctccgGTTCCTGTGGCCCAGGGCTGGAGGGGCTGGCAGGAGGGACCTGGGCACAGAGAGGGTGCATTTAAAGAGATGAGACAGGGCACAGACGCTTGAATAAGATTACAAATTAGTAGAACGTCCTTAAAAGGAGGTTGGGGAACATTTATCAAATttctatcaaattttaaaatgcttatttttgaACTTACAATTCcagttctagaaattttatagatATACTTGCACAAAGACATCTATTAATGATATTTTTTGCAGCACTGTTTGTAGAAGCAAAATATAGGAAACAACTTTAATGTCCACTAATAAGCACTTGGTTAAGTAAAAAGTCACAAAACTGTGTACAGAAGGCCACTGTTTGGGGGCGGCACTCGAGACACCAGTAACAGCCACTGCTCCTGGGGGGAGGAACCGGGAGACTGAGGTGCAGGGATGGGATGGAGATTAATTTTCACCGTATACCTTTTGaacagtttggattttttttttttaaccatgtgcATGTCATCATCTATTCCAAAAAAAGATTTTAgctaataataaacatttaataattaaaagaaggaaggagatgcCAACATAGGGGTGAACTATGGACCGCCCTTGGGAGGGAGCTAGATTTCCAAAGAAGGGGTCTAAACACAGTTCTGAGCGCTTACCGGGGAagcgggcggcggggcggcggtgCTGAGCAGGCGGCTCGCCTCCTCCCAGTGGGCCTGCAGCATGGCCTGCAGCCGCTCCAGCAGCTCCGCCTGCTGCTCCTGCAGCCGCTGCCTCCCACTCTGCAGCTCCCGCGCTCGCGCCTGCTCCCGGGCCAGCCTGAAGGCAAGACGCAAGAGGCGACGTCGGCCCTTTACAAAAGCAGGGACTCGGAGAATAGGAAGAGCCACAAGGGAATACGGAACACGTGAAACTGTGAAAGGCGCCGGGGCCATGCGGGAGAGGCCAGGGCTACAGAGGAAGGGGCCCTTCAGCGCTCCCGCTGGGACTGCGGTCTAACGGGGAGACCGGGGCCGGCACCTGAGCTCATAGTCCTGGGCCACCTGCTGCTGCCTCTCCTCCCGTTCTGCCATCTCCACCTTGAACTGAGCCAACTGACTGGACAACTCCTGCTGGTGCTGTCCACTTAGCTCCTGCAGCTGCTTCCTGGGAGGACACAGGTGAGAAAAGAGGACTGAATCTTGAGACAGAAGAACTAGTCAAATAAAAAAAAGCCAGAGCGCGCGCACGTGAGAGCGAGCCAGCCGGCCCAGCCGTGGCACAGGCGCATTCAGGAAAGAGGACGGCTGGTATCTTAGGATGGGCTCCCCAGAAGCAGAGACTGAGATGAGGATTTATGGGAAAGTGGTTCATTTAAGAAGCATTTCTAGAAAAAAACTGGTAGGGGACTAGGAGGCtgaggcggggaggcggggggaggcggggaggcggggaggcggtTCAGTCCCCCAGGGCGGCTCTGGAAATGTTGCAGCTCGAAGCTCACCACTGTGCCCACCAGGGGCAAGGGAGCTGGAAACGTACATTCCTGTGGCCATCAGTTACCGGTTAAGTGCTACTTCCTATGGGGTGACAATGGAAAATCCCCAAGCACATCTGGCTCTCCCTGTGAACCTGAAGGCAGCTCTCCCACCGAGACACTGAGAGCAGCCAGCGCGTTGCAAGAAGGTAAAGGGATCTGAGAGGGCCTGGGCCGAGCCTGACACCACCTGCTGCGGCTGGGGACAGGCAGCGGCCAGTGAGCCCCGTGTACCTGTGATGCTCCCGCAGGGAGGCTGCTTGGCGCAGGCTGCTCTCCTGAGCTTGCGCCAGCCTCTCCGTCACCCGCTGCTCCAGCTGCATGGCCAGCTCCGACTCCATCTGGATCCGCTGGGTTTCACACCGGGCCTGGGGGTAAGGGAAGGCAGGGTCATTGTCAGCTCGGTTCTATCCGGGCTTAGAAGAGGATGGAGGATATAAGGTAGACAAAAAAATCCATGTACCAACGTTACCTCAATATGCCTAAGtgataaagaaacaagaattttGCCACAAGGAGTGAAAGAGGTTTCCTTTCCTTATTAAACCATGAGGTGCGCACACCTTATATGTACACAAGAGGAAAAATGACTTTGGACgatagaaatatcttttttttagacAAAAGAAAAGTTAGGTAGAACAATCAAATGTGTTACACGTGTCTGAGGTAACACATGCGATATTCCTGGTGTACCACCTGAAACCCAGGAAGCATTCAAAAATGTCCGCGCTCCCTCCTCCTAAAGCGGCATCATTGTCTCTATTTTCTCACCTCATAATCCTTCTTCAACTCACTGAAATCTGACTTCCACTCATAGTCCTTCATGGCAAGGAACTTAATTTCTAACTCCCGCAGTGGTTATTTCTCAGTCTTTATCTTATGTGATCTCACTGCGACACCTGCCACCTACatcagtttttccttctcaaacCATTTTTCCCTTCACTCCTGTGATACCACCAGCCATGCGACCTCATTCTCTCCGACCGCTCTTCAGTCTCAGCTAACTGCTCCTCCTCCAACTGCCCGTCAAGGCAGAATGCTTCCTTGAGTTctgtcttcagttttctttttgacCACATGCTACCATTCTGGGTCACTGATGCTTTTACCTGTGTAGAGCAAATGTCTAGCATTTAGGCCATGTTTTTTGCTACTGTTTATACCTTAAAACACTTTCTAAATCTCTCTCTTTAGCCAGGACCTTTCTTCTAAGCTTTAAGCCCATATACCCAGAAACCAACTGTATATGCCTCAAATAGAACACATCCAAAATTGAGCTCATTTGTTTTCCTATCCTCAAAACTTTTCCTATTATATTTCTTGCCTTAGTTAACGGCACCACTCTCCACTGAAACACCCAACCTATTTGAAACCAGGAGTTATTCTTGACTCCTCCCACATCTTTGCCCCTCCCACTGGTCATTTCAGTCTAGTCAATACTAACGGCTAATTTACCCTTCTGCTTGCTACTACGTTAATTCAATATTACTTCAAGTctaactgatctccctgcctCTATTCTACCCTCCACCCTCTCTCATTCCGGCCCTAGTGGAACCTCTACTTTGTGCCTGAGTGAATATTCTAAAGCACAAAGATGCTCAATTCGTTTCCTCGTTTGAAACCCTTCAAATGTCCCTACTGTCTAAGGAATAAAGTTCTGGCTGCTTAAACTGGCTTATAAGGCCCTTTATGATCTCCCACTCATCTATCTCAGCTCTCCCAAACAGGTTCCAATCATACCAAACTCCTTACAGTTACCTAAattctttttgttaattttttaaaattgtggtaagaaACGCATAATACAAAACCTactttcttaaccatttttaagtgtacagttaggTAGTATTAACTATATTCATGTTGTTGTACAGATCTGTAGaaattttttcatcttgtaaaactgcaactctagggcttccctggtggcgcagtggttgagaatccacctgccaatgcaggagacatgggttcgagccctggtctggtaagatcccacatgccgcagagcaactaagcctgtgcaccacaactactgagtctgcgctctagagcctgcgagacacaactactgaagcccacacgcctagagtccatgctccgcaacaagagaaaccaccacaatgagaagcctgcgcactgcaacaaagagtaggacccgctagagaaagcctgcgtgtagcaacgaagacctaacacagccaaaaaataaacaaataaataaaaaatttaaaaaaaaacaacctggggcttccctggtggcgcagtggttgagaatccgcctgctgatgcaggggacacgggttcgtgccctggtccgggaagatcccacatgccgcggagccgctgggcccgtgagccatggccgctgagcctgagcgtccggagcctgtgctccacaacgggagaggccacaacagtgaggcccgcataccacaaaaaaaaaaaaaaaaaaaaaaaaaaaaaactgaaactctatactcactgaacaacaactccccatttctccctccccagcccctaacATCACCACTGTTTCTGTTTCCATGATTTTGAATACTCTAGATGACTTGTtacctaaattcttttttttagtttcatgtgtacaacacagtgattcaatatttttatacattataaaataatcactaccctaaatttttttaatgaaaaaacttTATACTCCAtctgagccagcaattccactttaaAGAATCTATCcctagggcttccgtggtggcgcagtgtttgagagtccgcctgccgatgcaggggacacgggttcgtgccccggtccgggaggatcccacatgccgcggagcggctgggcccgtgagccatggccgctgggcctgcgcgtccggagcctgtgctccgcaacgggagaggccacggcagtgagaggccagcgtatcacaaaaaaaaaaaaaaaatctatccctACAGAAGGGGTGCCAAAAATTTATGTACaatgat
Protein-coding sequences here:
- the CNTROB gene encoding centrobin isoform X7, producing MATSATSPSSPLRTKDLLSDSSEAPGLNQASSEVTSQLYTSLHVSRQAESTARAQLFLPTTFPPPHEVLDGLAQELSHSLSVGLENNLKKKVREDGSKHIFEMESVRGQLQSMLQTSRDTAYRDPATPGAGSERREEDSFDSDSTATLLNTRPLHDLTPSSSAQALEELFPRYTSLQSGAPLNPPDFQGLRDALDSEHTRRKHCERHIQSLQTRVLELQQQLAVAVTADRKKDIMIEQLDKTLARVVKGWNQHEAERTEVLRGLQEERQAAELTRSKQQEVCNLGHGALELTRLEQSLSEAMEALNREQEGARLQQRERETLEEERQALTLSLELEQQRCRALQEERDEARAGQLSERQQLETLQVALEEERQTWARQERHLKERYQALQEESEAQLEREKARCETQRIQMESELAMQLEQRVTERLAQAQESSLRQAASLREHHRKQLQELSGQHQQELSSQLAQFKVEMAEREERQQQVAQDYELRLAREQARARELQSGRQRLQEQQAELLERLQAMLQAHWEEASRLLSTAAPPPASPVPPASPSSPGPQEPEKEGRRIWAVPPVAVALKPALQQSRQAQEELPGVLPPVLCSPSPDLSLLLGPTFQSQHSFQPLEPKPDLTSSSAEAFSAAGTFHPDHRAEQPFPEEDPGSDGDGFLKQGLPPPSQLQGLKQFLHQLLETAPQSNENPSNDLLPPKSGPLTAPSWEEAPQAPRLPPPVHKTKVPLAVASSLFRVHELPSAHSQSGGPSGGSPERGGDGLASSRQLMEVSQLLRLYQARGWGALPAEDLLLYLKRLEHRGTDSRGDNAPRRNTDSRLGDMPRKEIPSQALPRRLATAPKTERPPARKKSGHLAAGGPGLIPGQGTRPHMPQVRVRKPQLKIPRAATKTQHRQVNK
- the CNTROB gene encoding centrobin isoform X1, which translates into the protein MATSATSPSSPLRTKDLLSDSSEAPGLNQASSEVTSQLYTSLHVSRQAESTARAQLFLPTTFPPPHEVLDGLAQELSHSLSVGLENNLKKKVREDGSKHIFEMESVRGQLQSMLQTSRDTAYRDPATPGAGSERREEDSFDSDSTATLLNTRPLHDLTPSSSAQALEELFPRYTSLQSGAPLNPPDFQGLRDALDSEHTRRKHCERHIQSLQTRVLELQQQLAVAVTADRKKDIMIEQLDKTLARVVKGWNQHEAERTEVLRGLQEERQAAELTRSKQQEVCNLGHGALELTRLEQSLSEAMEALNREQEGARLQQRERETLEEERQALTLSLELEQQRCRALQEERDEARAGQLSERQQLETLQVALEEERQTWARQERHLKERYQALQEESEAQLEREKREAQAAREAQQQLALVQSEVRRLQGELDTARRERDALQLEMSLAQARCETQRIQMESELAMQLEQRVTERLAQAQESSLRQAASLREHHRKQLQELSGQHQQELSSQLAQFKVEMAEREERQQQVAQDYELRLAREQARARELQSGRQRLQEQQAELLERLQAMLQAHWEEASRLLSTAAPPPASPVPPASPSSPGPQEPEKEGRRIWAVPPVAVALKPALQQSRQAQEELPGVLPPVLCSPSPDLSLLLGPTFQSQHSFQPLEPKPDLTSSSAEAFSAAGTFHPDHRAEQPFPEEDPGSDGDGFLKQGLPPPSQLQGLKQFLHQLLETAPQSNENPSNDLLPPKSGPLTAPSWEEAPQAPRLPPPVHKTKVPLAVASSLFRVHELPSAHSQSGGPSGGSPERGGDGLASSRQLMEVSQLLRLYQARGWGALPAEDLLLYLKRLEHRGTDSRGDNAPRRNTDSRLGDMPRKEIPSQALPRRLATAPKTERPPARKKSGHLAAGGPGLIPGQGTRPHMPQVRVRKPQLKIPRAATKTQHRQVNK